The Microcystis panniformis FACHB-1757 region AAGCCGTCGTAGAACGACGGGGTTTCAGACCCAAATTTTCGATGAGCAGGACTAGGGCAGATAATTTATGGACGTAACTGGATTCGAACCAGTGACCCCATCGATGTCAACGATGTACTCTAACCAACTGAGCTATACGTCCGCACGAATTGTTATTATAACACGATTGCTTCTAATTAGGCAAGCCCCTAGGCAGTAAATTGATAGCCAATTAACTTATAAATTAACTTGGCAGTGGTAAATTCCGAGACCACCGAATCACTAATCGGGGCCAATTCCATCACATCACAGCCAATCACCTGATGAGTTTGGAAAAGACGACGGAGAAAGCCTAGGGTGTGATGCCAACTTAAGCCACCCGGTTCAGGTGTTCCCACCCCCGGAATTAAAGCCGGATCTATGCCATCCACGTCTATGGTTAAAAATACCTTCTCGGTGCTAATTTTGGCGATCGCATTTTCGATCCAATCCGCATCCCTGGCGATATCTCGATCCCAAATCACGGGAATCTGCTGTTTAGCGATTAATTCGGCTTCTTCTCGACAAATAGCCCGAATTCCCACGGGTAAGGTCGGTAAACCCATTTCTAACACCCGACGCATCACACAGGCGTGGTTATGGTGCGATCCTTCGTACTCAAAACGCATATCGCCATGGGCATCAATTTGAACCACCGTAAAAGGGTCAGATAAAGCCTGTCGATAAGCTTGTACTACTCCCGTAGTGATAGCGTGTTCACCCCCGACGGCGACGACAAATTTATCATCGGCAATTAAACGCGAAACTGTAGCTGTGGTGACGGCTAACATCTCCTCGGCGGACAATTGCGGTTGTTGACGGGTATCGGCGATCGCATCATGGGTATAGATGCCCACTTCTAAACAGGTTTCCCTCTTAAGTTCCTCGTCATAAGCTTCCAATTGTTGGGAAGCGGTAATCACCGCCGCCGGTCCAGTTTCACAACCCTTGCGATAGGTGGTGGTGGCCTCGTAGGGAATCGGCAGGATCACGGCCTTAGCTGTGGCGTAAGATGCGATCGCTTCACTCCCTAAAAATTGTTCGCTACCGGTGGCGCAAGACAATAACATGGGCAAGTCACAGAAAATTTTAGTCTAATCTTCTATTATAAATATTTTGACTATTTTTGTCTATCTCAACTGACCCCAGACATATCTACTGCAATAGCAAAAAACCCTTATCCATCAATGGATAAATCCCTCGATTTCTCGATCAAGATGGGTTTGCTGCGGGCGATAATCTGGAAATATAGCCATCAGTTAGGCTGCTTCATACTGCTGTAACAAAAAACAATTATCCCCGATAGCGATCCCTAAAGGTCGAATAATTATAAATTTTTGTCAAGGGGTGCGGTCAGATATTAGGAGTCATCGCTAGAATGAGCCTAGTTGTCAGGAATTTAGTTAAACAAGGTTTTTGGCAAGATGCTAATCTGGCTAACACGCTTTTGGGCGTGATATAGGGAAAAGTTCTGGCGATCGCGCCTAAATGGGGTGATATACTGAAAGTTGACCCATATCGTTACTCTGGAGAGTGTTATGCAGAAATTTTCCGTGTAATATGTAGTTATGCAGCTTGAACTGTTTGTTTAGACAGCATTCAAGATTAACTCTAGAAGCTCAATTTCCAATTCCTTTGATTCCAGGCATGGGGAAGGATCTAGATTTAATTCATACTGTCTGCTAGAGCTATACTATACATGAAACGAGATTTAAAGGATTTAGGGCTATGGCAGACAAACTTCAATCTGGGGATAATACTAGAATCATTGATACTTCTCAGCAGAACGTTTATGGCATTTCCCAACGTGGAACAGGCATTATCAATCAATCGGAAATTTTTCAGGT contains the following coding sequences:
- the speB gene encoding agmatinase, which encodes MLLSCATGSEQFLGSEAIASYATAKAVILPIPYEATTTYRKGCETGPAAVITASQQLEAYDEELKRETCLEVGIYTHDAIADTRQQPQLSAEEMLAVTTATVSRLIADDKFVVAVGGEHAITTGVVQAYRQALSDPFTVVQIDAHGDMRFEYEGSHHNHACVMRRVLEMGLPTLPVGIRAICREEAELIAKQQIPVIWDRDIARDADWIENAIAKISTEKVFLTIDVDGIDPALIPGVGTPEPGGLSWHHTLGFLRRLFQTHQVIGCDVMELAPISDSVVSEFTTAKLIYKLIGYQFTA